One segment of Channa argus isolate prfri chromosome 17, Channa argus male v1.0, whole genome shotgun sequence DNA contains the following:
- the lin28b gene encoding protein lin-28 homolog B yields the protein MAEGGPGKGGGEDPAKSTEQEDRTRPQILSGSGICKWFNVRMGFGFISMTSSEGSPVDPPFDVFVHQSKLVMEGFRSLKEGEQVEFTYKKSSKGLESLRVTGPGGGPCAGSERRPKGKVPLQKRKPKGDRCYNCGGLDHHAKECGLPPQPKKCHYCQSITHMVAQCPHKALAPASGSQDQHASTSASSPGTGPYLCPPEEEGERSGSSPLEGSSSSPEEPQLHRGPRTQRWKKS from the exons ATGGCCGAAG GAGGGCCGGGTAAAGGTGGCGGAGAAGACCCCGCCAAGTCCACCGAGCAGGAGGACCGGACTCGACCTCAGATCCTGTCGGGATCGGGCATCTGCAAATGGTTCAACGTCCGGATGGGCTTCGGGTTTATCTCAATGACCAGCAGCGAAGGGAGCCCCGTCGATCCCCCTTTCGATGTTTTCGTCCACCAA AGCAAACTGGTAATGGAGGGCTTCCGCAGTTTAAAGGAGGGTGAGCAGGTGGAGTTCACCTATAAGAAGTCCTCCAAGGGCTTGGAGTCCCTGCGGGTGACCGGACCTGGTGGGGGACCCTGCGCTGGCAGCGAGAGGAGACCCAAAGGGAAGGTTCCACTCCAGAAACGCAAACCAAAGGGAGACCG CTGTTATAACTGTGGAGGTCTGGATCACCATGCTAAGGAGTGTGGCCTGCCCCCCCAGCCAAAGAAATGCCACTACTGCCAGAGCATCACGCACATGGTGGCTCAGTGTCCCCACAAGGCGCTGGCGCCCGCCTCAGGCTCTCAGGACCAACACGCGTCTACCTCGGCCTCCAGCCCAGGGACCGGGCCGTACCTCTGTCCcccagaggaggagggggagcgCTCTGGCTCATCTCCCCTGGAGggctcttcctcctcccccgAGGAGCCTCAATTACACCGCGGCCCACGTACCCAGAGGTGGAAGAAATCCTGA
- the prep gene encoding prolyl endopeptidase isoform X1, with protein MAFQYPQAYRDESVADDYHGSKVPDPYSWLEDPDSEKTQAFVSAQNLLTLPFLERCEVRDLFKERMTELYDYPKYSCPFKRGSRYFHFYNTGLQNQSVMYVQESLDAEPTVFLDPNTFSDDGTVALRGYAFSEDGEYLAYGTSASGSDWVEIRFLQVEGAVPLEDHLERVKFSCMSWTHDGKGLFYNSYPDQEGKSDGTETSTNLHQKLYFHVLGTPQSEDVLCAEFPDHPKWMSGAEVSDDGRFVLLSIREGCDPVNRLWYCDLQGTTQGITGLLPWVKLIDNFDAEYEYVTNEGTLFTFKTNLDAPRYRLINIDFGSPAQSNWKELIPQHDKDVIVFATCTYSSYLFVCFLHDVKNVLKMYRLSSGEELRTFSLDVGSIVGFTGRKRDSEIFYYFTSFLSPAIIYHCDLTKKPLKPHIFREVTVKGFNPSDYQTTQIFYPSNDGTEIPMFIVHKKGIKLDGSHPGFLYGYGGFNISITPSYSVSRLIFVRHLGGVLAVANIRGGGEYGETWHKAGMLANKQNCFTDFQCAAEYLIKEGYTSSSKLTINGGSNGGLLVAACVNQRPELFGCAVAQVGVMDMLKFHKFTIGHAWTTDFGCSEDKDQFEWLIKYSPLHNIRVPDDNGVQYPAVLLLTGDHDDRVVPLHSLKYIATLQHIVGRSPKQTNPLFILVDTKSGHGAGKPTSKVIQEVADTYAFIARCLNISWVK; from the exons ATGGCCTTTCAGTATCCCCAGGCCTATCGTGACGAGTCCGTT GCGGATGACTATCATGGCTCCAAAGTACCGGATCCATACAGCTGGCTTGAGGACCCGGACAGTGAAAAGACACAG GCCTTTGTCAGCGCTCAGAACCTGCTGACTTTGCCATTTTTAGAGCGCTGTGAGGTGCGAGACCTGTTCAAGGAGCGTATGACAGAGCTGTATGACTACCCCAAGTATAGCTGCCCCTTCAAGAGAGGGAGCAG gtacTTCCACTTCTACAACACAGGCCTTCAGAACCAGAGTGTTATGTATGTGCAGGAAAGTCTAGATGCTGAGCCCACAGTGTTCTTGGATCCCAACACATTTTCTGATGATGGGACAGTTGCCCTGAGAG GCTATGCATTCTCTGAGGATGGAGAGTACCTGGCATATGGCACCAGTGCCAGCGGGTCGGACTGGGTGGAGATCCGATTCCTGCAGGTTGAAGGTGCTGTGCCTCTGGAGGACCACCTGGAGCGAGTCAAGTTTAGCTGCATGTCCTGGACACACGATGGAAAGGGACTTTTTTACAACTCCTACCCTGACCAGGAGGGAAAGAGTGATG GCACTGAAACGTCCACCAACCTTCATCAGAAGCTATATTTCCATGTTTTGGGGACACCACAATCCGAGGACGTGCTGTGCGCTGAGTTCCCTGACCACCCCAAATGGATGAGTGGGGCTGAG GTATCAGATGATGGGCGGTTTGTGCTACTGTCTATCAGGGAAGGTTGTGATCCAGTCAACAGACTGTGGTATTGTGACCTCCAGGGCACAACTCAGGGTATTACAG GACTTTTGCCATGGGTGAAGCTAATCGACAACTTCGATGCGGAGTATGAGTACGTGACCAATGAGGGCacactgttcacttttaaaACTAACTTGGATGCCCCACGTTATCGCCTCATCAACATCGACTTTGGCTCTCCAGCTCAGAGCAACTGGAAGGAGCTGATCCCTCAACATGACAAGGATGTCATTG TATTCGCCACCTGTACATACTCAAGCTACCTATTTGTATGTTTCCTCCACGATGTGAagaatgtgttaaaaatgtatcGTCTGAGCTCGGGGGAGGAGCTGAGGACCTTCTCCCTTGATGTTGGATCCATAGTAGGTTTTACAGGGCGAAAGCGGGATTCAGAGATCTTCTACTATTTCACCTCTTTTTTATCCCCAG CCATCATTTACCACTGTGACCTGACCAAGAAGCCACTGAAGCCACACATCTTCAGAGAGGTCACTGTCAAAGGGTTCAATCCCTCTGACTACCAGACCACCCAG ATTTTCTATCCTTCCAACGATGGCACTGAAATTCCTATGTTTATAGTTCACAAAAAAGGCATCAAATTGGATGGCTCCCATCCAGGTTTTCTGTACGGCTATGGTGGTTTTAACATCTCCATCACACCAAGCTACAGCGTCTCCCGGCTGATCTTTGTCCGACACCTGGGAGGAGTCCTGGCTGTTGCCAACatcagaggaggaggggagtaCGGGGAGACCTGGCATAAAG ctgGCATGTTGGCCAACAAGCAGAACTGCTTCACAgatttccagtgtgcagctgaaTATCTCATCAAGGAGGGCTACACTTCTTCCTCCAAACTGACTATAAATGGAGGCTCTAATGGTGGCCTGCTTGTAG CGGCCTGTGTAAACCAGCGGCCTGAGCTGTTTGGCTGTGCTGTAGCTCAGGTTGGTGTCATGGACATGCTGAAATTCCACAAGTTCACAATTGGCCATGCCTGGACCACAGACTTTGGCTGCTCAGAAGACAAAGACCAGTTTGAGTGGCTCATCAA ATACTCCCCCCTCCACAACATTCGTGTCCCTGATGACAACGGGGTCCAGTACCCGGCAGTACTTTTGCTGACGGGGGACCACGATGACCGGGTGGTGCCTCTTCATTCTCTTAAATACATTGCCACCCTGCAGCACATTGTGGGTCGGAGCCCCAAGCAGACAAACCCCCTCTTCATCCTTGTGGACACAAAGTCAGGCCATGGCGCAGGCAAGCCCACCAGCAAGGTCATCCAGGAGGTGGCTGACACCTACGCCTTTATTGCTCGCTGTCTTAACATTTCCTGGGTCAAATAA
- the prep gene encoding prolyl endopeptidase isoform X2 → MTIMAPKYRIHTAGLRTRTVKRHRYFHFYNTGLQNQSVMYVQESLDAEPTVFLDPNTFSDDGTVALRGYAFSEDGEYLAYGTSASGSDWVEIRFLQVEGAVPLEDHLERVKFSCMSWTHDGKGLFYNSYPDQEGKSDGTETSTNLHQKLYFHVLGTPQSEDVLCAEFPDHPKWMSGAEVSDDGRFVLLSIREGCDPVNRLWYCDLQGTTQGITGLLPWVKLIDNFDAEYEYVTNEGTLFTFKTNLDAPRYRLINIDFGSPAQSNWKELIPQHDKDVIVFATCTYSSYLFVCFLHDVKNVLKMYRLSSGEELRTFSLDVGSIVGFTGRKRDSEIFYYFTSFLSPAIIYHCDLTKKPLKPHIFREVTVKGFNPSDYQTTQIFYPSNDGTEIPMFIVHKKGIKLDGSHPGFLYGYGGFNISITPSYSVSRLIFVRHLGGVLAVANIRGGGEYGETWHKAGMLANKQNCFTDFQCAAEYLIKEGYTSSSKLTINGGSNGGLLVAACVNQRPELFGCAVAQVGVMDMLKFHKFTIGHAWTTDFGCSEDKDQFEWLIKYSPLHNIRVPDDNGVQYPAVLLLTGDHDDRVVPLHSLKYIATLQHIVGRSPKQTNPLFILVDTKSGHGAGKPTSKVIQEVADTYAFIARCLNISWVK, encoded by the exons ATGACTATCATGGCTCCAAAGTACCGGATCCATACAGCTGGCTTGAGGACCCGGACAGTGAAAAGACACAG gtacTTCCACTTCTACAACACAGGCCTTCAGAACCAGAGTGTTATGTATGTGCAGGAAAGTCTAGATGCTGAGCCCACAGTGTTCTTGGATCCCAACACATTTTCTGATGATGGGACAGTTGCCCTGAGAG GCTATGCATTCTCTGAGGATGGAGAGTACCTGGCATATGGCACCAGTGCCAGCGGGTCGGACTGGGTGGAGATCCGATTCCTGCAGGTTGAAGGTGCTGTGCCTCTGGAGGACCACCTGGAGCGAGTCAAGTTTAGCTGCATGTCCTGGACACACGATGGAAAGGGACTTTTTTACAACTCCTACCCTGACCAGGAGGGAAAGAGTGATG GCACTGAAACGTCCACCAACCTTCATCAGAAGCTATATTTCCATGTTTTGGGGACACCACAATCCGAGGACGTGCTGTGCGCTGAGTTCCCTGACCACCCCAAATGGATGAGTGGGGCTGAG GTATCAGATGATGGGCGGTTTGTGCTACTGTCTATCAGGGAAGGTTGTGATCCAGTCAACAGACTGTGGTATTGTGACCTCCAGGGCACAACTCAGGGTATTACAG GACTTTTGCCATGGGTGAAGCTAATCGACAACTTCGATGCGGAGTATGAGTACGTGACCAATGAGGGCacactgttcacttttaaaACTAACTTGGATGCCCCACGTTATCGCCTCATCAACATCGACTTTGGCTCTCCAGCTCAGAGCAACTGGAAGGAGCTGATCCCTCAACATGACAAGGATGTCATTG TATTCGCCACCTGTACATACTCAAGCTACCTATTTGTATGTTTCCTCCACGATGTGAagaatgtgttaaaaatgtatcGTCTGAGCTCGGGGGAGGAGCTGAGGACCTTCTCCCTTGATGTTGGATCCATAGTAGGTTTTACAGGGCGAAAGCGGGATTCAGAGATCTTCTACTATTTCACCTCTTTTTTATCCCCAG CCATCATTTACCACTGTGACCTGACCAAGAAGCCACTGAAGCCACACATCTTCAGAGAGGTCACTGTCAAAGGGTTCAATCCCTCTGACTACCAGACCACCCAG ATTTTCTATCCTTCCAACGATGGCACTGAAATTCCTATGTTTATAGTTCACAAAAAAGGCATCAAATTGGATGGCTCCCATCCAGGTTTTCTGTACGGCTATGGTGGTTTTAACATCTCCATCACACCAAGCTACAGCGTCTCCCGGCTGATCTTTGTCCGACACCTGGGAGGAGTCCTGGCTGTTGCCAACatcagaggaggaggggagtaCGGGGAGACCTGGCATAAAG ctgGCATGTTGGCCAACAAGCAGAACTGCTTCACAgatttccagtgtgcagctgaaTATCTCATCAAGGAGGGCTACACTTCTTCCTCCAAACTGACTATAAATGGAGGCTCTAATGGTGGCCTGCTTGTAG CGGCCTGTGTAAACCAGCGGCCTGAGCTGTTTGGCTGTGCTGTAGCTCAGGTTGGTGTCATGGACATGCTGAAATTCCACAAGTTCACAATTGGCCATGCCTGGACCACAGACTTTGGCTGCTCAGAAGACAAAGACCAGTTTGAGTGGCTCATCAA ATACTCCCCCCTCCACAACATTCGTGTCCCTGATGACAACGGGGTCCAGTACCCGGCAGTACTTTTGCTGACGGGGGACCACGATGACCGGGTGGTGCCTCTTCATTCTCTTAAATACATTGCCACCCTGCAGCACATTGTGGGTCGGAGCCCCAAGCAGACAAACCCCCTCTTCATCCTTGTGGACACAAAGTCAGGCCATGGCGCAGGCAAGCCCACCAGCAAGGTCATCCAGGAGGTGGCTGACACCTACGCCTTTATTGCTCGCTGTCTTAACATTTCCTGGGTCAAATAA